In Elusimicrobiota bacterium, a single genomic region encodes these proteins:
- a CDS encoding FKBP-type peptidyl-prolyl cis-trans isomerase codes for MGLGTLNAADAKKKTPEAVTATASPAANDLLETPKDKISYTIGWDIGNTLKKQYIDVDTNILIMGIEGAINNYKKLLSDEEMQQVIAGLREEIQTKREEAMSKQSEINKKEGAAFLAKNKLDKGVKVLPSGLQYKVIENGKGPKPKSIDTVKVNYSGKLIDGTEFDSSYKRGVPATFPVTGVIPGWTEVLQLMKAGSKWQVFIPSNLAYGERGAGETIGPDATLIFTVELLEIQKPEDKSAIPGVTSAPSAPASPKVIPAPKPAPQTEKK; via the coding sequence ATGGGGCTGGGTACTTTGAATGCAGCTGATGCGAAAAAGAAAACACCTGAGGCTGTTACCGCTACAGCTTCACCAGCCGCCAATGACCTTCTTGAAACCCCAAAAGACAAAATCAGCTATACCATCGGCTGGGACATAGGAAATACCTTAAAAAAACAATATATAGATGTTGACACAAACATTCTCATAATGGGCATTGAAGGAGCAATTAATAATTACAAAAAACTGCTTTCTGATGAAGAGATGCAGCAGGTTATCGCAGGTTTGAGGGAAGAAATACAAACTAAGAGAGAGGAAGCTATGTCCAAGCAGAGTGAAATTAATAAAAAAGAGGGCGCAGCATTTCTCGCTAAAAATAAGTTGGATAAAGGAGTCAAAGTCCTGCCCAGCGGCTTACAATATAAAGTAATCGAAAATGGAAAAGGGCCGAAACCCAAATCCATAGATACAGTCAAGGTAAACTATAGCGGAAAATTAATTGATGGAACAGAATTCGACAGTTCCTATAAACGCGGGGTTCCTGCAACCTTTCCTGTGACCGGCGTAATTCCCGGCTGGACCGAAGTCTTGCAACTGATGAAAGCCGGTTCTAAATGGCAGGTATTTATCCCGTCCAATCTTGCTTACGGTGAACGCGGAGCCGGTGAAACTATCGGGCCAGATGCAACTCTGATTTTCACGGTAGAGCTTCTTGAAATACAAAAACCGGAAGATAAATCCGCTATACCTGGTGTGACCAGCGCGCCTTCGGCGCCTGCCAGCCCAAAAGTTATTCCGGCCCCCAAACCAGCTCCCCAAACTGAGAAAAAATAA
- a CDS encoding MFS transporter → MQVYLAVALTDLIIFFITFFVMYRAGESNLSNGLCALLGISGSIGYVMSSMVSGKVVNQKNCKSLLLVSSLTGTILCLIMLFSTNYLFNLLLLFVFSAANGLFFNAFQSFMRNSSSRGKLMKIICMYTIAWSGGISLGYLASGSLYKLGPYALSIIVILSGAWVLWIFRKDSSIEANKETEDYAFSKNVMFVWIGWIIIAVVTFVERSILVFFPVFCAQKNIGPFYASLPLFLMMFGQGVFSIYFIKNTRLFYNKNVIILANIAAAIVMLSVWLFPSYLVYIIGFILLGLYGSFTYFSAVFYANNHFENRSLNVGINETIVGMSSITGVAISYIWMKALPGPDSIYLGCALLLIILVFVILFFPVKSRVNIRKVC, encoded by the coding sequence TTGCAGGTTTATTTAGCAGTAGCGCTAACCGATTTAATAATATTTTTTATTACTTTTTTCGTAATGTACCGCGCCGGCGAGAGCAATCTCAGCAACGGCCTGTGTGCTTTGTTGGGTATATCAGGCAGTATCGGTTATGTTATGTCCAGCATGGTGTCAGGTAAAGTAGTAAACCAAAAAAATTGTAAAAGTTTATTATTAGTAAGCTCGCTCACTGGAACAATCCTTTGCCTGATAATGCTTTTCTCAACGAACTATCTTTTCAATCTGCTTTTATTATTTGTCTTTAGCGCGGCTAACGGATTATTTTTCAATGCTTTTCAATCTTTCATGCGCAATAGTTCTTCCAGAGGAAAGCTAATGAAAATAATTTGCATGTACACAATTGCATGGAGCGGCGGTATATCTTTGGGGTATCTTGCTTCCGGAAGCCTTTATAAACTGGGCCCCTATGCGCTTTCAATAATTGTTATTCTTTCTGGCGCCTGGGTATTATGGATTTTCCGCAAAGATAGCAGTATTGAAGCCAATAAGGAAACGGAAGATTATGCATTCAGCAAAAATGTAATGTTCGTTTGGATAGGCTGGATAATAATAGCTGTTGTAACTTTTGTGGAAAGGTCTATACTGGTTTTTTTCCCCGTGTTTTGTGCTCAGAAAAATATCGGCCCTTTTTATGCAAGTTTACCGTTGTTTCTTATGATGTTCGGCCAGGGTGTTTTTAGCATTTATTTTATTAAAAATACAAGATTGTTTTATAATAAAAACGTAATTATTTTAGCCAATATTGCAGCGGCTATAGTTATGTTATCAGTATGGCTGTTTCCAAGTTATCTGGTTTATATTATTGGTTTTATATTATTGGGTTTATATGGGTCTTTTACTTATTTTTCAGCCGTTTTTTATGCGAATAACCATTTTGAAAACCGTTCCTTAAATGTTGGAATTAATGAAACAATTGTCGGAATGAGCTCGATTACAGGAGTAGCTATTTCATATATTTGGATGAAAGCCCTGCCCGGCCCGGATTCTATATATCTGGGATGCGCGCTGCTTTTGATTATTTTAGTATTTGTCATTTTGTTCTTTCCTGTAAAATCCCGGGTAAATATCCGGAAAGTTTGTTGA
- a CDS encoding putative toxin-antitoxin system toxin component, PIN family codes for MKTIRVVIDTNILISSLWGGKPRQIIDLWDKGDIVLVVSQDILNEYFEVLNRFSLSEEDIEDITILFSNSEKAIVIKPKVKHQTLKNDPDDEKFVDCAIEGGAQFIISGDKHLLELKTIKNCKILNASEFLKEIDLLSK; via the coding sequence ATGAAAACTATCAGGGTTGTCATCGATACAAATATTTTAATATCAAGCCTTTGGGGTGGAAAACCTCGCCAAATTATTGACTTATGGGACAAGGGCGATATTGTTTTAGTCGTGAGTCAGGACATTCTTAACGAATACTTTGAAGTACTTAACAGGTTTTCTCTTTCAGAAGAAGATATTGAAGACATTACGATACTATTTTCTAATTCTGAAAAAGCCATCGTTATTAAGCCAAAAGTAAAACATCAGACACTAAAAAATGACCCAGATGATGAAAAATTCGTTGATTGCGCGATTGAAGGCGGAGCTCAATTTATTATCAGCGGTGATAAACATCTACTTGAACTTAAAACAATTAAAAATTGCAAGATACTAAACGCAAGTGAATTTTTAAAAGAAATTGATTTATTAAGTAAATAA
- a CDS encoding NADP-dependent malic enzyme yields the protein MKLHPFYQGKIEIVPKCCIRSMDDFSIWYSPGVAEPCKAINKNRDLSFDYTNRANLIAIITDGTRVLGLGNIGPEAAMPVMEGKAMIFKYLGGVDAVPLCLNTTDPKKFIETVKLLEPSFGGINLEDIEMPKCFEILDTLRKEMNIPVWHDDQQGTALVTVAGFINALKVVGKKINQVKIAMVGAGSANICTARLLIKAGVNPENIIMTDTKGTLHEGRTELKEKYKEKWEICQKTNKNNILGGIAEAMKGADAVIALSTPGPDIIKKEWIKAMAKDSIVFVCANPIPEIWPWEAKEAGAKIVATGRSDFSNQVNNSLGFPGVFRGALDVRAKTITDEMCIAAANEIAKVQEDKGLDEEHIVPTMDNWEVYIREAVAVGLKAIEQGVARKILTKEELWRQAETVIKRSRDEVKILMDSGIIKKYA from the coding sequence ATGAAGCTTCACCCTTTCTATCAGGGGAAAATAGAAATTGTTCCAAAGTGCTGTATAAGGAGCATGGATGACTTTTCTATCTGGTACAGCCCAGGGGTTGCAGAGCCCTGTAAAGCAATAAATAAAAACAGAGACCTTTCTTTTGATTACACTAACAGAGCCAATTTGATAGCAATAATTACCGACGGCACAAGAGTGCTCGGGCTGGGCAATATTGGGCCTGAAGCCGCCATGCCGGTTATGGAAGGCAAGGCGATGATTTTTAAATATCTCGGTGGAGTTGACGCCGTGCCGCTATGCCTCAATACCACAGATCCGAAAAAATTCATAGAAACAGTAAAACTTCTTGAACCGTCGTTTGGCGGAATAAATCTTGAAGATATTGAAATGCCTAAGTGTTTTGAAATACTGGACACGTTAAGAAAAGAAATGAATATTCCTGTCTGGCATGATGACCAGCAGGGAACCGCTCTTGTTACGGTAGCAGGTTTTATCAATGCGTTAAAAGTCGTAGGGAAAAAAATAAATCAGGTAAAAATCGCCATGGTAGGAGCCGGTTCGGCAAATATCTGCACGGCGCGCCTGCTGATTAAAGCCGGCGTAAATCCGGAAAACATTATCATGACAGATACAAAAGGCACATTGCATGAAGGAAGAACGGAACTCAAAGAAAAGTATAAAGAAAAATGGGAAATATGCCAGAAGACTAATAAAAACAATATTTTGGGCGGTATAGCCGAAGCCATGAAGGGAGCAGACGCAGTAATTGCGCTTTCTACTCCGGGGCCTGATATTATAAAAAAGGAATGGATAAAAGCAATGGCAAAAGACTCTATTGTTTTTGTCTGCGCGAATCCTATCCCTGAAATCTGGCCATGGGAAGCAAAGGAAGCTGGGGCAAAAATAGTGGCAACGGGCCGTTCGGATTTTTCTAACCAGGTTAATAACTCGCTGGGTTTTCCGGGAGTTTTCCGCGGAGCTTTGGATGTAAGGGCAAAAACTATTACAGATGAAATGTGTATCGCTGCGGCCAACGAGATAGCAAAAGTCCAGGAAGATAAAGGCCTGGATGAAGAACATATCGTCCCCACTATGGATAATTGGGAAGTTTATATAAGGGAAGCAGTTGCTGTAGGTTTAAAAGCGATAGAACAGGGCGTGGCAAGAAAAATACTCACAAAAGAAGAATTATGGAGACAGGCAGAAACCGTTATCAAAAGATCCAGGGACGAAGTAAAAATACTTATGGATAGCGGAATCATTAAAAAATATGCATAA
- a CDS encoding fumarate hydratase — translation MHKVDMKNVIQEVKKACIDTNCIIRKDIASALKKAVKNETGLAKEILNELILNSKIAKKEMMPICQDTGITCVFIEIGDNVQIVGGNLYDAINEGVRRAYQDGFLRKSVVEDPIFRKNTRDNTPAVIHTDIVRGEELKIKIMPKGGGAENMGRYMNFSPNATVASIEDFVIETVKIAGANACPPVIVGVGIGGTMDYSCVLAKKALFRPINHRNENPFYAKLEKSLLDKLNETCIGPQGLGGKTTALAVHIETYPCHIASLPVAVNLNCHATRTKEIIL, via the coding sequence ATGCATAAAGTAGACATGAAAAATGTTATCCAGGAAGTTAAAAAGGCCTGTATTGATACAAACTGTATCATAAGGAAAGATATTGCGTCTGCTTTAAAAAAGGCGGTAAAAAATGAAACCGGCCTGGCAAAAGAAATTTTAAACGAGCTTATTTTAAACAGCAAAATAGCAAAAAAAGAAATGATGCCGATTTGCCAGGATACCGGAATAACATGTGTTTTTATTGAAATCGGTGATAACGTTCAAATTGTCGGCGGTAACCTTTATGATGCCATAAATGAGGGTGTCAGGCGCGCCTACCAGGATGGTTTCTTAAGGAAATCTGTTGTTGAAGACCCTATTTTCAGGAAAAACACCAGGGATAATACGCCAGCGGTAATCCATACGGATATTGTAAGAGGCGAAGAACTTAAGATAAAAATTATGCCAAAAGGCGGCGGTGCAGAAAACATGGGCAGGTATATGAACTTCAGCCCGAATGCAACTGTTGCTTCAATAGAAGATTTTGTTATAGAAACAGTAAAAATTGCCGGCGCCAATGCCTGCCCGCCTGTTATTGTCGGCGTAGGTATCGGAGGAACTATGGATTATTCCTGTGTTCTTGCAAAGAAAGCGCTTTTCAGGCCGATAAACCATAGAAACGAAAACCCTTTTTACGCAAAATTAGAAAAATCCCTGCTTGATAAGCTTAATGAAACCTGCATCGGCCCCCAGGGGCTTGGCGGAAAAACCACAGCTTTAGCCGTGCATATAGAAACCTATCCATGCCATATAGCTTCATTGCCTGTTGCCGTAAATTTGAACTGTCATGCAACCAGGACAAAAGAAATAATTCTATGA
- a CDS encoding tetratricopeptide repeat protein, protein MGLGDCYYNLRMTGNAVKNYTKSLELNPDNKKLKKWLEQLLQSEKEESQPNIDTAIQLMNLKKYDEAILELKKVLKNNSNNARVYEELGNCYYNLDKNKEALGYYKKSLEIDGNNNRLKTWLEKIEK, encoded by the coding sequence GTGGGACTGGGAGACTGCTATTACAATTTAAGAATGACCGGTAATGCTGTTAAAAATTATACAAAAAGCCTAGAGCTGAATCCGGATAATAAAAAGCTGAAAAAGTGGCTGGAACAGTTATTACAATCTGAAAAAGAAGAATCTCAGCCGAATATTGACACGGCTATACAGTTAATGAATTTAAAAAAATACGATGAAGCAATATTAGAACTTAAAAAAGTGCTCAAAAACAATTCGAATAATGCAAGGGTTTATGAAGAATTGGGCAATTGCTATTACAATCTGGATAAGAATAAAGAAGCTTTAGGATACTATAAAAAGAGTTTGGAGATTGACGGAAATAATAACAGGCTAAAAACGTGGCTGGAAAAGATTGAAAAATAG